The genomic region CGTTAATAGAAGAATCCTTCTCAATGTATAGGTCCTGTGATGCGACGTAGGCCTCAGGTTGATAATAATCGTAGTAGGAGACGAAGTATTCAACCGCGTTATTCGGATAAAATTCTTTAAATTCTCTATACAGTTGCGCGGCTAATGTCTTATTGTGAGTTAGCACCAGGGTGGGTTTTTGTACCTCTTCAATAATCTTTGCCATTGTATAAGTTTTGCCAGATCCAGTTACCCCTAGTAGTGTCTGGGATTTCATTTCGGATCTGATCCCCTGAGATAGGAGTCTTATTGCTTCTCCTTGATCACCTGATGGTTTTAGGCTAGATATAATCTTAAATTTTGGCATTTGAAAAAATCGATATCATAAATAAATATGCCCATATGGTTAGTTTTGGCTGGGAGGGGTTATATTTTCGCCTTCCCTGTATCCCTATTGATAGTACTTTTCATGACCTTTGACGTTGCATTTAATGAAGTTGGGAAAAATACCATTGATAATGCGATCAAATGAAAAGGTCCTTTGGCATGAATGAAATTATGTGAATAGCTTGTTATTAAATCTTACTGCCTAATATATTGACAAGTTCTTAGATTAGCAGATAATGCATATTTTTGATCTCCGATTTCATTTCTTTATATCTGTCTGGTCGTCATTATTATATCTTTCAGAGAGTGTTTTTACCATCTTTGTAAAAAGATCATAAAATTCATTTAAATTATCCCTCTTCCTTAGTGGCCTGATTATTGGAAATTTGCCATCAATGATTTCCTGGATATATTTTGACATTACCTGTATAGGGCCTGAGATCGTATGAGTTGAGGCGATTAAAGAAAAGTATAAAATAATAATCAGAATAATAAAAAGAACTATAGCGTATATCAGAACAATATTATTTGCATTGATTATTTTTTCTAACTTAACAATATTGCTATCCATTTCAGTGATGCTGGTCTTATGATCATTAGTTATTTTATTGTAGGCTGGATCCTTTTTAAATTCCTTTTTATTGTTAAATGAATAAAGTAATATGGACTTTACAATATTATCCTGAGTAATAATGATTTCCTTCTGTTTCTCCACAACCTTGATAAGTTTTTGATTGTTGAATAGAAAATTAGTTCCAATTATTGTAATTATTAATCCTATGATTGTAAAAACAATACCGATAATTGAAAAAGTAAGCTTTAACTGAAACTGTTTATCGATTATTTTCTGCTTTCTTCTTTTCATTATGATACCCCGTGTGAACAATAAAACTACTCTGGAAGATATTGGTTAATGTTTTTTTGTTGTAGAATAGGCACAAACTATTAAGATACGTTATACGATATTAAAAGCTGATAATCAGTCCCCCCATGAAAAAATATCTGTTCTCTTCAGATGAGGGATAAGCGTTGCCTGGGATAAAAATGGCATAATTTACATAAGCGGAAAGGTCATAAAAGATTTTCCATCTTAGCATAACATCATCACCATGCCCAATATCCCTGCTGTTCAATAAGGCCTCGCCGGAGTTGATTCCTGAATTGGAATCATTTTTATAATAATAGGAATGTTTTATGATCAGATTCATTCTTTTTAAAAATTGTCGTTTTGAGTTATAAAATGGCAATATTGAGAGACCGCATCTCATAACATGGATATTCGACAGCAGGGGCCTTAAAGCGTACCCTCCAACATATGTGCCAAAATAAATGAAGCCGTTATCCTTGCCGGACTCATTTCCTGATGGAGATTGGTAATTGATCCTGTTTTTGTCGCTAGAAGCATAGGCATAATTTAGCAACAACACAGGATTATAAGAGAGGTTTAGATAGTATTGAAGGCCAAAAACTGCAGCGAAGGCGTAAATATTTTGCTTTTCATAAAGGCCGGTTATTGGATCTGGATCGGATAGATAGCTCTTACCTCTCTCATGAATAAATTCTCCAAAATAGTAGGCATTTTGGAAAACTCCTGTAAAACCAAGGCCATAGTATTCAGAATTATATTTACTTTTTATACCTGCTGAATCTTTACCCTTATCTATTTGTGCTAGGCCAAAGAGATATACTTTCTGATTATAGATAATCTTTGATATGGTGCCGCCGGTAAAGATTCTTTTTGAGCCATCTGAGATATCCTTATCGCTAAGGTTGTAGGGATTGTTGTCCTTTTTTAAATATCCTGAATAGACCCCGATTAGTCTAAAGTCTACATATTTCGAGTTGAGATCAAATTGACAGCCATCCCCTCTGCCATTAAATATGAGGCCGGTTCCGATTATGAAGAATTTTCTTCCGATGTATAATTTAAGTGTGTTGTTTGAATTGGAGATACTCCAGTAACCAACATCGAGGTCAAAAAGATTATCGCTGTTATCGATATCAATATTCTTCTCCCTTAGTATTCCTGTGTATACATCTTTTACACGAAGATAGATGGCGCTTCTTTCCCATAACCATGACTTTACCCATAATTTCCCTATTGTTATTGATGAGAGTAACTCGTTTTTGCCGTCACCATTCCTCTCATCAATGACTATTGGCATTAACCATCCACCATAACTAAATGTGAAGGGCTTTTTCTCAGCCTTTGGTATAATCATATCCTTATCATTCAGGAAAGCTGGATAAAACATATCATCGGTTTCTTTTATATCACTACCTATTAGAGATGAGGCTAACATTAGTATTAAGTAAGGAATCGTATAAAGTGCTATTAACCTTTTCAATGCTCTACTCCTTGCCGTTCAGACACATTGGTCATTATCTCTATCAACTCGCCTCCGCTGATTATATCCCATTCACTGCAAAGATAGTCCATTATACCGTTGGCTACACATGCCTTGAATGCATACCTCTCTATCTCAAAGATCATAAACAATAGGGAATCCCTTAAATTTAGATATTTTGCAATCATCAGAGATAGAGTGCCCCTTCTTAAGGGTGTGTTTGTCTCTTTGTTAACGCTCTCGACAATTCCCTTGGCGTGCAGATATTTTATATTTTTTTCATAAGACCTGGACTTTCTGCCCATTGTCAAAATAAAAAATTTTACGGCATCCCCAAAGGTTGCCGCTTCCTTGTCCGCAACATCATTAATGAAGATGATATTATTCATATCTTGTGAGAATAGATTTATCGGCATAAATAGAACGCAGATAATAATTAAGCTATATTTCATCATTTTACCTTCTCATCCGGCCATTGGAGTGAAACACTAACGTTAGCATTGCCGCTTGTGAAAGAGCTATAGTAACCAACGTTGGATAGATGCCCAACAGCGCTCTCTGAGTTGTCTACTATCTCCTCTCCATAGAGTTCATGAAAGCCCCTCTCATCCTTGGTAATATCATTATAGAGGGATATTATAGAAGCATCTCTAACATCGCAAAGCAGATTTTCTGGCCTTGACTCGTCCGGTCTTAAACGGAAAGTATATCTACCCTTAATGGTATTATTTATCCCATATAAATTTTCTCCCTGAACAGAGCCCTCAATCACCTTTATTGTCATGCCAGTTTTTGGTCCATAGGATACGACTTCTTCAGTGCCCCTTACGCTTGAAGTTGCGACAGGGGTGGTTATCTTGAAGCTGGTTTTCAATCGTCCTATCCTCTTGATTCTGGCATTCAGGCTTCCACGCTTCAGACCTAGGTGGGTATATCTGCTCTTTGCTGTTTTAGTATTCCTGTATATTTTCATCATTGTCAGTTGTTTCACTTTTAAGGTATTATCGTCAATTTTTATAATAGCAGAGGACCTGACACCTGTGCTTATCTTTGTCCCTTCCGATAGTCTCTGCCCTTTTTTTAAGGATTTCCATTGCCTGCCTTTTTTATAGGCAACATCTCCCTTTATGGATACAACAAGGATTTTCGTAAAGGCCTTATCTGTAAAGAATAAAGTTGCAAAAAGAACTGTTATAATCAGACTCTTTTTCAATTTTTTCCTCCTTTATGTTGATTGGTATATGTATAATTTAGGCTGACGTTAAATAGTGATTGCTATTTGGGGGGATGTCAATTATTAATTTTTTTATCTCCTGATATTCTTACTCTGTATCTTTAATAGTATTCTTATAAACCACTATCTATAACCCTCTGAATAGTTTGGTATAATTTTAAGACTCCTTTTGGAAATATAATTTTGTAATTGACTCATAATTATTATTCATATACTGTTATTGCTAATCTAATGTATATCAATAATGCTGTTGAAATAGGAAAGGAGATGTTGATGCGTTTCAGGGCTTTTATCTCTATACTTGTAATTATTTTATGCGTTTTAATATACCTAGGTTCTTCATGTACAACAAACAATGAGGAGTGTACAATTGTAACCATTGATGTTGGACTAAAGGGGCATGGCAGTTTAATCTCTTCGATTTTGAACAGGGTGCTTTCTTCTATTCCGCTTTTCAATACCAAAGCATTCGCTGATCCACCTGACGATATTACAGGGATCGCTATAACCATATCTGGATCAGGAATGAACACAATTCAGACCACTATACCTGTGGAAACTGGAATCTTAACCCTTGAGGTTCCCTCAGGCTCAGCGAGGCAATTCCAGGTATTGGCAGAAACATCAAGTGAGGCCTATTACTCAGGTTCAGCGCAGCAGGATTTAGCAGGCGGAATGAATGTTACCGTTTCAATAGCAATGACTCGTTATGAGACAGAACCTGCGCCGACAACCTCTAGTGTTACGATCAGTCCCGAGTATCCCCAGGGAGCATCCACAAATATCACAGCCTATACGGTTACCATCACTGGTGCGGATATGGCTGATGTTGAGCAAAGCTATTCATCAGGGGCTATTACCCTTGAGGTGACTGCTGGAGCTTCGAGAAGCTTTTCTCTTATGGCTGATGTTGATCCCGATGATGTCGGAACTGTTAAATCATGGTCAGGAAGCGAGGTTGTAGATCTAACCGCTGGGGAATCGATCTCGTTCACAATTGACATGAGCATTTATGAGACCAAATTGGTGATACCTGATCGCCTCTACCCCCCTAATGGTCGATTAGTGCAGGTTGATGATATGGAGGGGAATGGTTGGACACCTCTTAGTGCTTTAGATATTCGTCCTTATGATGTTGAGCTTGATTCGATTGGTCGAATTTATGTCGCAGATGATGATAATACTGATAAACGTGTTATTAGGATGGACAATATTTTGCGAGATAATTCAATAAGTATAACTTGTGATCCCCCTGTAAGCGGTGCGGTTAGGGCTATTGCAATTGATAGGAATAATAATCTTGTTTATTTCTCAGATGGGAACAATCTTGCAATATCTGATCTTGATGGTAACAATACAGACGGACTTACAATAACTCTTGGAGTGGAATCCATACAGACTATTAGTGGCATGGCGGTAGATGAAAACGGTATATTATATATAGCAGGAACTACTGGTGTTATAGCTCCAAGTCCCAGAATATTCCGATATGATCCTTCGGATCAGATTGTTACTACAACATATAATAATACCTCGATTCTTAATACCCCCTGGGATGTTATCGTGAAGCCACCCTATGCCTATGTCGCTAATCTTTATGGCGCTGATGGATATAGGATTCTACAGCTTGATTTAGATACCCTAGCGTTAACCGGCAATTATGGGAATCAAGCAAGCACCTTTCCCAATACGGACCAGGGTGAGTTTTATAATCCTTATCGTTTTGTTGCTATATTAAATGAAAAGATATATATTATCGATGATATTATTAATGTCGGTAATAATTATGACAAGCTAATATCGATGGATGATATACAAGGTTCCAATTGGGAAACTCTTCCGGATACTGGCGATGGACAATCCCTGTTTAGATTCTATTCACACTGCTAACTGATGAAGATCGTCTACTATACCTCAGGACTAACCGGTTGGGGGCGGGTTGTTATTGGCATCTCCATAGGCAATGCTCTTAAGAGGAGGGGGATTGCAGATGAATATACAATTTTGAGTAACTCAAGCCCTCCATTTATTGCAGATTATTACAGACATATTGAGATTCCTCTTGAAGATGAGGAGGCCCTTTCAGAAAAAAATTGCCATACATCAATTCTCTATCGGACGATGATGGAGATTAATCCTGACGTTATGCTATTTGATCTGATCTGGTTTACTACCTATCATTTCATTCGTGAATTCCCTTGCAAGAAGATATTTCTATGCCATCAGGTGTCGGATGTTTTTTTCTCAATGCATCTGCCCGATAAGGAGCTAATATTTAATCCAGCACACTATGATCGCGTCTTGGCTATTGAACCCTTTATGAGCGCCATTAAGATGGATTCAATCAATCCAATAGTAATTAGAAACAGGGAGGAGATATTAACAAAGAGGGATGCCTTAGAAAGGCTAAATATTACAGGTGATGAGAAGGTATGCCTCTTTTCGTTTAATTCCGATACAGATGAGTTTGATAGAATTAAAGAAAAATACTCATACCTTAAAGATTATTATAAAATGATATATACTTTTGATTACACTGATGGCCTTTTCCCGGAAGTGGATTATTTCAATGCTATTGATTTTATTATATGCGGAGGGGGATACAACCAATTCTGGGAGGCAGTCTATTTTAATAAAGAAGCTGTTTTCGAAGCAGTCCCATTAGTATTTGAGAGCCATTCTCGCAGAATTAGGGAGTGTCAGGAATACTATTTTGAGGAGAATGGCGCTGATCAGCTTGTTGAAATTATAGTGAATCTATAGAAATTTGAATGTTGATTGAGCCTATTAGTTAAGTATCAATTAGCAATGCTCACTGAGAGTAATTTGCAATTTGAGTCGTAATTTATGGGGCATTCTATCATGCTGAAATATCGATAAAAGGGCACTAACGCAGATAGAATATCTCTTTTTTTCTTAGGTAACTCAATTTTATTAAATTAATATTTGCAATTATCAACACAATGAATTATATATTATTTTAAATGAAAAGAGTTCTAATCTTACCAAAGCCATTGATGACCATAATACAGGATAAAATTATTCACTTTCTTTCATCTATTATTCTAATGTTTATTTAAATACAAAAATTTAAATTATATTATTGTAGATTGATGCTGAAATATACTCAATCCACTTGAGATTGCGAATTTTTGATATTTCAGATTATAGTTAACACATCTTTATGTCCTCTATTTAAAATGGGTTATGGAGATAATGTGGTTAATTTTGAATAGCAATTTTTCTGTAAACCTATTTTGATTGAGTATAATTGCATAGCAGGAGTATAGTACATGGAGGTATATAGTCATGAATATGCCCAAGATATTGGCCATAGATGATAATGTTGAATATTTAAAAGTCATCACAACCCTATTAGAAAAATTTATACCTGACAGCATAGTCGTTACAGCTGAATCCGGATATGATGGAATTGAGATGGCGAGGAAGGAATTCCCTGATGTAATACTTTTGGATATAAAAATGCCGGGAATTAATGGTTATGAAGTCTGTAAGGGCTTGAAAGAAGATGATAATACTAAAAATATTCCAATAATTATGCTAACAGGATTAAGAACAGAAGCTAATGATCGTGTGAGGGCCCTGGATATAGGGGCAGACGCCTTTTTATCAAAACCAATTGATAAATCGGAACTGATTGCTCAGATCAATGTTATGTTGCGAATTAAAAAGGCAGAGGAGGAATTGAGCAAAGAGAGATATACCTTAGAACAGATGGTACAGGATAGAACAGAAGACCTGCATGCTGAAAGGAGCAATTTATATAATATTATTGAATCGATTGCAGACGGCATTTACATCGTAAACCGGCATTATGATATTCAATATGTTAATTCCATCCTCGAAAAAGACTTTGGACCTTATGAAGGTGTGAAATGTTATAAATACTTATATAATAGGGATGATGTATGTTCATGGTGCAAGAATCAGGATGTGCTTAATGGAGAAAATGTAAGGTGGGAGTTGCAATCATCTCACAATAACAAAAATTATGATATAATTGAGATTCCTTTAATCAATACAGGAGGATGTGTTCTAATACTTAAGGTGTTACGCGACATTACTGATCGTAGATAAGAAAAGCGGTTGGGTTCACTTTATCAGGGTTAAGTGATAATTCCTTCAATTTAGATTAATAATGTACTTAAATTGTGTGTAAATATTGTTGATTAAGCGGTTATGTAATACTCCTCTAGGCTAACTTAATTTATAAAATATATTATTTTGCTTTTTTTCTACATTCCTTTAAATGATATAAAATCTCTTCTAATATCTCTTTTGGATACTCCTTGCCAGCTAGCTTATACCAGAGAGGGATAGTCCTCTTCCTGAATACTTCGATCTCATCTGAGGTCATATCCACCTTTTTTACCCCATAATCGATCATTCCCTGTAGGCACTTTTTGTTGCTCTCACGAATGTATTCACAAAACTCCTTTTCAAATTGAATTATTGATTCGTCAAATTCCTTCTTGTATTTCAATGGTATGCTATTCCAGGTTTTTTGTGTGACAATAACTAATGCAGGGGAATATCTTATGGGGAGTGGATTTACATACTTCGTTATTGTATAAAGCTGTGCACCGACCCACCAGATGGCGGGGGAGATGGATACATTACATAATCCGGATCTCATAGATATCACAACTTCAGGCACATTAACATGAATCGGACTCGATCCGAGCGCCTTTAGCACCTCAACCTCCAGGGCTCCATACCAAGTTAAAAATTTGCTATTCCTGAAGTCCTCAGGATTTCTCATCTCATATTTCAATGAATAAATCTGGTCAAAATCTTGGTCACCCCAGAGCGCCATCTTATATCCATTTTTCTCAACAATCTTGCTGATTTTTGTCCTTAACTTTTCTCTAATATAATCTACTTCATTATAACCATTAAATAGAAAGGGAAGCTCCAGCACTGCCATCTCGGGACAGGCCATAACAGTTCCTGCGCCAGATAGACCCGCTCCATGCAGTTGTCCAATTCGCATCTTAGCTATATAATCTTCATCATCACCCATTACCCCTCCCCAGTACATGTCAATGGCAACCTCACCATTGGATCTTTCATCGATTAGTTTTAAAAATTTATCTCTAGCAAATTTAGCCCATCCAATCCCGTCAGGCGCGAGGGTTGCTACTTTCCATACATATTTGGCCTTCCTCTTTGCTGTAGCGTCTGTTTGCATAAGACCAATATGTAGTAAAATAAATAAAATTATTGGATAGTGTTTCTTTTTCATCATCTGTTGACTTCCCTTTTTTCCTGTTA from Spirochaetota bacterium harbors:
- a CDS encoding alginate export family protein — protein: MKRLIALYTIPYLILMLASSLIGSDIKETDDMFYPAFLNDKDMIIPKAEKKPFTFSYGGWLMPIVIDERNGDGKNELLSSITIGKLWVKSWLWERSAIYLRVKDVYTGILREKNIDIDNSDNLFDLDVGYWSISNSNNTLKLYIGRKFFIIGTGLIFNGRGDGCQFDLNSKYVDFRLIGVYSGYLKKDNNPYNLSDKDISDGSKRIFTGGTISKIIYNQKVYLFGLAQIDKGKDSAGIKSKYNSEYYGLGFTGVFQNAYYFGEFIHERGKSYLSDPDPITGLYEKQNIYAFAAVFGLQYYLNLSYNPVLLLNYAYASSDKNRINYQSPSGNESGKDNGFIYFGTYVGGYALRPLLSNIHVMRCGLSILPFYNSKRQFLKRMNLIIKHSYYYKNDSNSGINSGEALLNSRDIGHGDDVMLRWKIFYDLSAYVNYAIFIPGNAYPSSEENRYFFMGGLIISF
- a CDS encoding response regulator; the protein is MNMPKILAIDDNVEYLKVITTLLEKFIPDSIVVTAESGYDGIEMARKEFPDVILLDIKMPGINGYEVCKGLKEDDNTKNIPIIMLTGLRTEANDRVRALDIGADAFLSKPIDKSELIAQINVMLRIKKAEEELSKERYTLEQMVQDRTEDLHAERSNLYNIIESIADGIYIVNRHYDIQYVNSILEKDFGPYEGVKCYKYLYNRDDVCSWCKNQDVLNGENVRWELQSSHNNKNYDIIEIPLINTGGCVLILKVLRDITDRR
- a CDS encoding FecR domain-containing protein, which produces MKKSLIITVLFATLFFTDKAFTKILVVSIKGDVAYKKGRQWKSLKKGQRLSEGTKISTGVRSSAIIKIDDNTLKVKQLTMMKIYRNTKTAKSRYTHLGLKRGSLNARIKRIGRLKTSFKITTPVATSSVRGTEEVVSYGPKTGMTIKVIEGSVQGENLYGINNTIKGRYTFRLRPDESRPENLLCDVRDASIISLYNDITKDERGFHELYGEEIVDNSESAVGHLSNVGYYSSFTSGNANVSVSLQWPDEKVK
- the dctP gene encoding TRAP transporter substrate-binding protein DctP, which gives rise to MMKKKHYPIILFILLHIGLMQTDATAKRKAKYVWKVATLAPDGIGWAKFARDKFLKLIDERSNGEVAIDMYWGGVMGDDEDYIAKMRIGQLHGAGLSGAGTVMACPEMAVLELPFLFNGYNEVDYIREKLRTKISKIVEKNGYKMALWGDQDFDQIYSLKYEMRNPEDFRNSKFLTWYGALEVEVLKALGSSPIHVNVPEVVISMRSGLCNVSISPAIWWVGAQLYTITKYVNPLPIRYSPALVIVTQKTWNSIPLKYKKEFDESIIQFEKEFCEYIRESNKKCLQGMIDYGVKKVDMTSDEIEVFRKRTIPLWYKLAGKEYPKEILEEILYHLKECRKKAK